In the Oryzias latipes chromosome 9, ASM223467v1 genome, one interval contains:
- the agtpbp1 gene encoding cytosolic carboxypeptidase 1 isoform X1 yields MNKPKMASEKGVPSNSSLLTLLDQIERMNGEAMLRDTELARHVTAKILHLIQTQEKSGREIMSKGSSGMEVILASLENCRDVQTTLNILYILTELLSVGRGHRVEVFVSKGGTGILFQILIAASKESPPSMELMLHLHSLLAKVGPKDRRFGMKARLSGALNVTVSLIRQNLQNTKLLLPCLHVLRVYSSNLVNAMSLGKIEGVELMFKIIGPYSKKNTTLLKVALDALGALLKSKTNARRAVDGGYVAVLLSLYQDWHRNDTRCRHILIRKGLLVCLRNITNIKLGRKAFIDADGMRILHNSSTECLPVRTLDPLVNTSSLIMRKCFPKNRLPLPTMKSAFQFQLPHIPAGGPVAQLYSHPPGGKTSHQLSNKVLKKVDDVVDDSDDNEEAEADTDTENDEDEKDNYMLNDDIETDLNKLYPKRSLCRPFEELKVYERFFLELSEDFQGYTLKGPKSTNSMPLSASPSSLSASARSSRPVTVPTAQTQPPNDIPTPRSQGDCNSTKGHETRPSSSALKLTPSPPVTPLDLDNIHLSKDKDKKEEASSPPDGDKVIEKELVSPFECVSLEEKEDLNADGSERVRREGSPINATRHIQSPLLLGGIPTLRVGSGGSNFGSDCGSEGADEEGGEGAVLEVPDTARLLPLHNPDLYVEMVKETCSVPRYAEVAYPDYFGHVAPTFKEPLLERLYGVQRSKIFQDIERLIHPNDILDKVVYDLDIPNCPLVKDEGESLKFNSQFESGNLRKAIQARKYEYDLVLNADINSNHYHQWFYFEVSGMRVGVTYRFNIINCEKSNSQFNYGMQVLMYSVQEAISGRPCWVRTGTDICYYKNYFARSSIAAGGQKGKSYYTLTFSMSFSHKDDVCYFAYHYPYTFSTLKMHLSKLEDLRTPQIYLRQDVLCETLGGNHCPLLTITAMPESKSSNHIYQFRNRPLIFLSARVHPGETNASWVMKGTLEFLMGTSTLAASLREAYIFKIVPMLNPDGVINGNHRCSLSGEDLNRQWQNPNPELHPTIYHTKSLLQYLAHIQRAPLVFCDYHGHSRKKNVFMYGCSLKETVWQSNISATSSDLQEDLGYRTLPKILSEIAPAFSMASSSFVVERSKESTARVVVWREIGVQRSYTMESTLCGCDQGKYKGFQIGTRELEEMGAQFCVALLRLKRLIGFRNHQHGWDLDNDVIAIPAKTVSSSPSTYVMEEDEPSFLEAIDYSAESNDEDAEPENELADEAQENLDQLSD; encoded by the exons ATGAACAAACCCAAGATGGCCTCGGAAAAAGG CGTTCCCAGTAACTCCAGTCTTCTCACGCTTCTGGACCAAATAGAGAGGATGAATGGGGAGGCCATGCTCAGGGATACTGAACTGGCCAGACATGTCACGGCAAAAATCCTTCATCTCATCCAGACACAAG AGAAGAGTGGACGAGAGATCATGTCCAAGGGCAGCAGTGGAATGGAGGTCATCCTGGCTTCACTGGAG AACTGCAGGGATGTTCAAACCACCTTGAACATCCTATACATTCTAACCGAGTTGCTGTCTGTGG GCAGAGGCCACAGGGTGGAAGTGTTTGTTTCCAAAGGAGGAACAGGAATTTTATTCCAGATTCTGATCGCTGCTAGTAAAGAGTCCCCTCCCAGCATGGAGCTCATGCTTCATCTGCATTCCCTTCTGGCAAAGGTTGGACCTAAAG acaGGAGGTTTGGCATGAAGGCTCGTCTGAGTGGAGCACTGAATGTCACCGTCAGCCTGATAAgacaaaatctgcaaaacacCAAACTGCTTCTGCCCTGTCTGCACGTTCTCAGAGTttactcttccaact tggtAAATGCCATGTCATTGGGCAAGATTGAAGGGGTGGAACTCATGTTCAAGATTATTGGACCGTACAGCAAGAAAAATACTACtctgctcaa GGTAGCTCTGGACGCACTGGGAGCTCTGCTCAAATCCA AGACAAATGCTCGCCGTGCAGTGGATGGTGGCTATGTGGCTGTTTTGCTGTCTCTGTACCAGGATTGGCATCGCAATGACACGCGATGCCGCCACATTTTGATTCGGAAAGGGCTCCTGGTCTGCCTTAGGAACATTACTAACATCAAGCTTGGTAGGAAGGCTTTCATAGATGCTGACGGCATGAGGATTCTACACAACTCATCCACT GAGTGTCTCCCTGTGCGGACTCTGGATCCTCTTGTTAACACGTCGAGTCTCATCATGAGGAAGTGTTTTCCTAAGAACCGTCTGCCTCTGCCGACCATGAAGTCCGCCTTCCAGTTCCAGCTGCCTCACATACCTGCTGGAGGTCCGGTGGCACAGCTGTACAGCCATCCTCCCGGGG GAAAAACAAGTCATCAGCTCAGCAACAAGGTCTTAAAGAAGG TTGATGATGTAGTGGATGACAGTGATGATAACGAGGAGGCAGAGGCCGATACAGACACTGAGAATGACGAAGATGAGAAGGACAACTACATGCTG AACGATGACATAGAAACCGACCTGAACAAGCTTTATCCCAAAAGGAGCCTTTGCCGTCCTTTCGAGGAGTTAAAGGTCTACGAGAGATTCTTCTTAGAGTTATCTGAAGACTTTCAG GGATACACCCTTAAGGGCCCAAAGAGTACCAATTCCATGCCTTTGTCTGCTTCCCCATCATCTTTGTCAGCATCAGCTCGTTCTTCTCGACCAGTCACAGTGCCGACTGCTCAAACTCAGCCACCAAATGACATTCCGACGCCACGTTCTCAGGGGGATTGCAACTCTACCAAAGGTCATGAAACCCGGCCATCTTCATCTGCTCTCAAGTTAACCCCCTCTCCTCCTGTAACACCTCTAGACCTGGACAACATCCACCTGAGCaaagacaaagataaaaaagaggAGGCCAGTAGTCCTCCTGATGGGGATAAAGTGATAGAGAAGGAACTAGTTAGTCCATTTGAGTGTGTCTCCTTGGAGGAAAAGGAAGATCTAAATGCTGACGGCTCTGAAAGAGTCAGACGAGAAGGGTCTCCAATCAATGCCACCAGACACATACAGTCTCCTTTGCTTTTGGGGGGTATCCCAACTCTTCGAGTTGGAAGTGGAGGCAGTAATTTTGGTTCAGATTGTGGCTCAGAGGGGGCTGACGAagaaggaggggagggggcCGTTCTGGAAGTGCCAGACACCGCTCGCCTACTCCCGCTTCACAATCCAGACCTTTATGTGGAGATGGTGAAGGAAACCTGCTCAGTCCCACGGTACGCAGAAGTGGCCTACCCAGACTACTTTGGTCACGTGGCACCAACATTCAAGGAACCTCTCCTGGAGAGACTTTATGGTGTGCAGAG gtccaagattttccaggacattgaGAGATTGATTCATCCAAATGATATATTGGATAAAGTGGTTTATGATCTTGACATTCCCAA TTGTCCTCTGGTTAAAGACGAAGGGGAATCACTGAAGTTCAACTCTCAGTTTGAGTCTGGCAACCTCAGAAAGGCAATTCAAGCTAGGAA GTATGAGTACGATCTCGTGCTGAATGCCGATATAAACAGTAATCACTACCAccagtggttttattttgaagtgagcGGCATGCGAGTTGGAGTTACTTACCGCTTCAACATCATCAACTGTGAGAAGTCAAACAGCCAGTTCAACTATG GCATGCAGGTGCTGATGTACTCTGTGCAGGAAGCCATCAGTGGCCGGCCTTGTTGGGTCAGAACAGGAACAGACATCTGTTACTACAA GAATTACTTTGCACGGAGTTCCATTGCAGCCGGTGGACAGAAAGGAAAGTCTTATTACACGCTGACCTTCAGCATGAGCTTCAGCCACAAGGATGACGTCTGCTACTTTGCCTATCACTACCCGTACACTTTCTCCACTCTTAAG ATGCACCTTTCCAAACTGGAAGATTTGAGGACACCTCAGATTTACCTGAGACAGGATGTACTGTGTGAAACCCTGGGAGGAAACCACTGCCCCCTCCTCACAATCACTGCCATGCCCGAGTCCAAGTCCAGTAATCACATCTACCAGTTTC GGAATCGCCCATTGATCTTCTTGTCAGCCAGAGTACACCCTGGAGAGACTAATGCCAGCTGGGTGATGAAAGGCACACTGGAGTTCCTGATGGGCACCAGCACTCTGGCAGCCAGCCTGAGAGAGGCGTACATCTTCAAGATCGTCCCCATGCTCAACCCTGATGGAGTTATTAATGGAAA TCATCGTTGCTCTCTGAGTGGAGAGGATTTGAATCGCCAGTGGCAGAACCCCAATCCTGAGCTCCACCCCACCATCTACCACACCAAGAGCCTGCTGCAGTATCTTGCACACATACAAAGGGCACCCCTG GTGTTCTGCGATTACCATGGTCATTCTAGAAAGAAGAATGTCTTCATGTACGGCTGCAGTCTGAAGGAGACGGTCTGGCAGTCCAACATTAGCGCCACCTCGAGTGACTTACAGGAGGATCTGGGGTACAGG acaCTTCCTAAGATCCTGTCTGAGATTGCTCCAGCCTTCAGCATGGCCAGCAGCAGTTTTGTTGTGGAGCGCTCCAAAGAGTCAACGGCCCGCGTGGTTGTTTGGAGAGAGATCGGAGTGCAACGCAGCTATACCATGGAGAGCACGCTGTGTGGCTGTGACCAGGGAAAATATAAG GGTTTCCAGATAGGTACCAGAGAGCTGGAAGAGATGGGGGCTCAGTTCTGTGTGGCCCTCCTGAGGCTGAAGAGGTTGATCGGGTTTCGCAATCACCAACATGGATGGGATTTGGACAACGATGTGATAGCCATCCCAGCAAAAACAGTGAG CAGTAGCCCGTCCACCTATGTGATGGAAGAAGACGAGCCGTCCTTCCTGGAGGCGATCGACTACAGCGCTGAAAGCAACGACGAAGACGCTGAGCCTGAAAACGAGCTTGCTGACgaagctcaggagaatctggaCCAGCTCTCAGACTGA
- the agtpbp1 gene encoding cytosolic carboxypeptidase 1 isoform X2, translated as MNKPKMASEKGVPSNSSLLTLLDQIERMNGEAMLRDTELARHVTAKILHLIQTQEKSGREIMSKGSSGMEVILASLENCRDVQTTLNILYILTELLSVGRGHRVEVFVSKGGTGILFQILIAASKESPPSMELMLHLHSLLAKVGPKDRRFGMKARLSGALNVTVSLIRQNLQNTKLLLPCLHVLRVYSSNLVNAMSLGKIEGVELMFKIIGPYSKKNTTLLKVALDALGALLKSKTNARRAVDGGYVAVLLSLYQDWHRNDTRCRHILIRKGLLVCLRNITNIKLGRKAFIDADGMRILHNSSTECLPVRTLDPLVNTSSLIMRKCFPKNRLPLPTMKSAFQFQLPHIPAGGPVAQLYSHPPGGKTSHQLSNKVLKKVDDVVDDSDDNEEAEADTDTENDEDEKDNYMLNDDIETDLNKLYPKRSLCRPFEELKVYERFFLELSEDFQGYTLKGPKSTNSMPLSASPSSLSASARSSRPVTVPTAQTQPPNDIPTPRSQGDCNSTKGHETRPSSSALKLTPSPPVTPLDLDNIHLSKDKDKKEEASSPPDGDKVIEKELVSPFECVSLEEKEDLNADGSERVRREGSPINATRHIQSPLLLGGIPTLRVGSGGSNFGSDCGSEGADEEGGEGAVLEVPDTARLLPLHNPDLYVEMVKETCSVPRYAEVAYPDYFGHVAPTFKEPLLERLYGVQRSKIFQDIERLIHPNDILDKVVYDLDIPNCPLVKDEGESLKFNSQFESGNLRKAIQARKYEYDLVLNADINSNHYHQWFYFEVSGMRVGVTYRFNIINCEKSNSQFNYGMQVLMYSVQEAISGRPCWVRTGTDICYYKNYFARSSIAAGGQKGKSYYTLTFSMSFSHKDDVCYFAYHYPYTFSTLKMHLSKLEDLRTPQIYLRQDVLCETLGGNHCPLLTITAMPESKSSNHIYQFRNRPLIFLSARVHPGETNASWVMKGTLEFLMGTSTLAASLREAYIFKIVPMLNPDGVINGNHRCSLSGEDLNRQWQNPNPELHPTIYHTKSLLQYLAHIQRAPLVFCDYHGHSRKKNVFMYGCSLKETVWQSNISATSSDLQEDLGYRTLPKILSEIAPAFSMASSSFVVERSKESTARVVVWREIGVQRSYTMESTLCGCDQGKYKGFQIGTRELEEMGAQFCVALLRLKRLIGFRNHQHGWDLDNDVIAIPAKTVSSPSTYVMEEDEPSFLEAIDYSAESNDEDAEPENELADEAQENLDQLSD; from the exons ATGAACAAACCCAAGATGGCCTCGGAAAAAGG CGTTCCCAGTAACTCCAGTCTTCTCACGCTTCTGGACCAAATAGAGAGGATGAATGGGGAGGCCATGCTCAGGGATACTGAACTGGCCAGACATGTCACGGCAAAAATCCTTCATCTCATCCAGACACAAG AGAAGAGTGGACGAGAGATCATGTCCAAGGGCAGCAGTGGAATGGAGGTCATCCTGGCTTCACTGGAG AACTGCAGGGATGTTCAAACCACCTTGAACATCCTATACATTCTAACCGAGTTGCTGTCTGTGG GCAGAGGCCACAGGGTGGAAGTGTTTGTTTCCAAAGGAGGAACAGGAATTTTATTCCAGATTCTGATCGCTGCTAGTAAAGAGTCCCCTCCCAGCATGGAGCTCATGCTTCATCTGCATTCCCTTCTGGCAAAGGTTGGACCTAAAG acaGGAGGTTTGGCATGAAGGCTCGTCTGAGTGGAGCACTGAATGTCACCGTCAGCCTGATAAgacaaaatctgcaaaacacCAAACTGCTTCTGCCCTGTCTGCACGTTCTCAGAGTttactcttccaact tggtAAATGCCATGTCATTGGGCAAGATTGAAGGGGTGGAACTCATGTTCAAGATTATTGGACCGTACAGCAAGAAAAATACTACtctgctcaa GGTAGCTCTGGACGCACTGGGAGCTCTGCTCAAATCCA AGACAAATGCTCGCCGTGCAGTGGATGGTGGCTATGTGGCTGTTTTGCTGTCTCTGTACCAGGATTGGCATCGCAATGACACGCGATGCCGCCACATTTTGATTCGGAAAGGGCTCCTGGTCTGCCTTAGGAACATTACTAACATCAAGCTTGGTAGGAAGGCTTTCATAGATGCTGACGGCATGAGGATTCTACACAACTCATCCACT GAGTGTCTCCCTGTGCGGACTCTGGATCCTCTTGTTAACACGTCGAGTCTCATCATGAGGAAGTGTTTTCCTAAGAACCGTCTGCCTCTGCCGACCATGAAGTCCGCCTTCCAGTTCCAGCTGCCTCACATACCTGCTGGAGGTCCGGTGGCACAGCTGTACAGCCATCCTCCCGGGG GAAAAACAAGTCATCAGCTCAGCAACAAGGTCTTAAAGAAGG TTGATGATGTAGTGGATGACAGTGATGATAACGAGGAGGCAGAGGCCGATACAGACACTGAGAATGACGAAGATGAGAAGGACAACTACATGCTG AACGATGACATAGAAACCGACCTGAACAAGCTTTATCCCAAAAGGAGCCTTTGCCGTCCTTTCGAGGAGTTAAAGGTCTACGAGAGATTCTTCTTAGAGTTATCTGAAGACTTTCAG GGATACACCCTTAAGGGCCCAAAGAGTACCAATTCCATGCCTTTGTCTGCTTCCCCATCATCTTTGTCAGCATCAGCTCGTTCTTCTCGACCAGTCACAGTGCCGACTGCTCAAACTCAGCCACCAAATGACATTCCGACGCCACGTTCTCAGGGGGATTGCAACTCTACCAAAGGTCATGAAACCCGGCCATCTTCATCTGCTCTCAAGTTAACCCCCTCTCCTCCTGTAACACCTCTAGACCTGGACAACATCCACCTGAGCaaagacaaagataaaaaagaggAGGCCAGTAGTCCTCCTGATGGGGATAAAGTGATAGAGAAGGAACTAGTTAGTCCATTTGAGTGTGTCTCCTTGGAGGAAAAGGAAGATCTAAATGCTGACGGCTCTGAAAGAGTCAGACGAGAAGGGTCTCCAATCAATGCCACCAGACACATACAGTCTCCTTTGCTTTTGGGGGGTATCCCAACTCTTCGAGTTGGAAGTGGAGGCAGTAATTTTGGTTCAGATTGTGGCTCAGAGGGGGCTGACGAagaaggaggggagggggcCGTTCTGGAAGTGCCAGACACCGCTCGCCTACTCCCGCTTCACAATCCAGACCTTTATGTGGAGATGGTGAAGGAAACCTGCTCAGTCCCACGGTACGCAGAAGTGGCCTACCCAGACTACTTTGGTCACGTGGCACCAACATTCAAGGAACCTCTCCTGGAGAGACTTTATGGTGTGCAGAG gtccaagattttccaggacattgaGAGATTGATTCATCCAAATGATATATTGGATAAAGTGGTTTATGATCTTGACATTCCCAA TTGTCCTCTGGTTAAAGACGAAGGGGAATCACTGAAGTTCAACTCTCAGTTTGAGTCTGGCAACCTCAGAAAGGCAATTCAAGCTAGGAA GTATGAGTACGATCTCGTGCTGAATGCCGATATAAACAGTAATCACTACCAccagtggttttattttgaagtgagcGGCATGCGAGTTGGAGTTACTTACCGCTTCAACATCATCAACTGTGAGAAGTCAAACAGCCAGTTCAACTATG GCATGCAGGTGCTGATGTACTCTGTGCAGGAAGCCATCAGTGGCCGGCCTTGTTGGGTCAGAACAGGAACAGACATCTGTTACTACAA GAATTACTTTGCACGGAGTTCCATTGCAGCCGGTGGACAGAAAGGAAAGTCTTATTACACGCTGACCTTCAGCATGAGCTTCAGCCACAAGGATGACGTCTGCTACTTTGCCTATCACTACCCGTACACTTTCTCCACTCTTAAG ATGCACCTTTCCAAACTGGAAGATTTGAGGACACCTCAGATTTACCTGAGACAGGATGTACTGTGTGAAACCCTGGGAGGAAACCACTGCCCCCTCCTCACAATCACTGCCATGCCCGAGTCCAAGTCCAGTAATCACATCTACCAGTTTC GGAATCGCCCATTGATCTTCTTGTCAGCCAGAGTACACCCTGGAGAGACTAATGCCAGCTGGGTGATGAAAGGCACACTGGAGTTCCTGATGGGCACCAGCACTCTGGCAGCCAGCCTGAGAGAGGCGTACATCTTCAAGATCGTCCCCATGCTCAACCCTGATGGAGTTATTAATGGAAA TCATCGTTGCTCTCTGAGTGGAGAGGATTTGAATCGCCAGTGGCAGAACCCCAATCCTGAGCTCCACCCCACCATCTACCACACCAAGAGCCTGCTGCAGTATCTTGCACACATACAAAGGGCACCCCTG GTGTTCTGCGATTACCATGGTCATTCTAGAAAGAAGAATGTCTTCATGTACGGCTGCAGTCTGAAGGAGACGGTCTGGCAGTCCAACATTAGCGCCACCTCGAGTGACTTACAGGAGGATCTGGGGTACAGG acaCTTCCTAAGATCCTGTCTGAGATTGCTCCAGCCTTCAGCATGGCCAGCAGCAGTTTTGTTGTGGAGCGCTCCAAAGAGTCAACGGCCCGCGTGGTTGTTTGGAGAGAGATCGGAGTGCAACGCAGCTATACCATGGAGAGCACGCTGTGTGGCTGTGACCAGGGAAAATATAAG GGTTTCCAGATAGGTACCAGAGAGCTGGAAGAGATGGGGGCTCAGTTCTGTGTGGCCCTCCTGAGGCTGAAGAGGTTGATCGGGTTTCGCAATCACCAACATGGATGGGATTTGGACAACGATGTGATAGCCATCCCAGCAAAAACAGTGAG TAGCCCGTCCACCTATGTGATGGAAGAAGACGAGCCGTCCTTCCTGGAGGCGATCGACTACAGCGCTGAAAGCAACGACGAAGACGCTGAGCCTGAAAACGAGCTTGCTGACgaagctcaggagaatctggaCCAGCTCTCAGACTGA
- the agtpbp1 gene encoding cytosolic carboxypeptidase 1 isoform X4 codes for MEYRYSRRYYRSEFSVDPPEKSGREIMSKGSSGMEVILASLENCRDVQTTLNILYILTELLSVGRGHRVEVFVSKGGTGILFQILIAASKESPPSMELMLHLHSLLAKVGPKDRRFGMKARLSGALNVTVSLIRQNLQNTKLLLPCLHVLRVYSSNLVNAMSLGKIEGVELMFKIIGPYSKKNTTLLKVALDALGALLKSKTNARRAVDGGYVAVLLSLYQDWHRNDTRCRHILIRKGLLVCLRNITNIKLGRKAFIDADGMRILHNSSTECLPVRTLDPLVNTSSLIMRKCFPKNRLPLPTMKSAFQFQLPHIPAGGPVAQLYSHPPGGKTSHQLSNKVLKKVDDVVDDSDDNEEAEADTDTENDEDEKDNYMLNDDIETDLNKLYPKRSLCRPFEELKVYERFFLELSEDFQGYTLKGPKSTNSMPLSASPSSLSASARSSRPVTVPTAQTQPPNDIPTPRSQGDCNSTKGHETRPSSSALKLTPSPPVTPLDLDNIHLSKDKDKKEEASSPPDGDKVIEKELVSPFECVSLEEKEDLNADGSERVRREGSPINATRHIQSPLLLGGIPTLRVGSGGSNFGSDCGSEGADEEGGEGAVLEVPDTARLLPLHNPDLYVEMVKETCSVPRYAEVAYPDYFGHVAPTFKEPLLERLYGVQRSKIFQDIERLIHPNDILDKVVYDLDIPNCPLVKDEGESLKFNSQFESGNLRKAIQARKYEYDLVLNADINSNHYHQWFYFEVSGMRVGVTYRFNIINCEKSNSQFNYGMQVLMYSVQEAISGRPCWVRTGTDICYYKNYFARSSIAAGGQKGKSYYTLTFSMSFSHKDDVCYFAYHYPYTFSTLKMHLSKLEDLRTPQIYLRQDVLCETLGGNHCPLLTITAMPESKSSNHIYQFRNRPLIFLSARVHPGETNASWVMKGTLEFLMGTSTLAASLREAYIFKIVPMLNPDGVINGNHRCSLSGEDLNRQWQNPNPELHPTIYHTKSLLQYLAHIQRAPLVFCDYHGHSRKKNVFMYGCSLKETVWQSNISATSSDLQEDLGYRTLPKILSEIAPAFSMASSSFVVERSKESTARVVVWREIGVQRSYTMESTLCGCDQGKYKGFQIGTRELEEMGAQFCVALLRLKRLIGFRNHQHGWDLDNDVIAIPAKTVSSSPSTYVMEEDEPSFLEAIDYSAESNDEDAEPENELADEAQENLDQLSD; via the exons ATGGAGTATCGTTACAGCAGGAGATATTATCGATCCGAGTTCTCCGTAGACCCTCCAG AGAAGAGTGGACGAGAGATCATGTCCAAGGGCAGCAGTGGAATGGAGGTCATCCTGGCTTCACTGGAG AACTGCAGGGATGTTCAAACCACCTTGAACATCCTATACATTCTAACCGAGTTGCTGTCTGTGG GCAGAGGCCACAGGGTGGAAGTGTTTGTTTCCAAAGGAGGAACAGGAATTTTATTCCAGATTCTGATCGCTGCTAGTAAAGAGTCCCCTCCCAGCATGGAGCTCATGCTTCATCTGCATTCCCTTCTGGCAAAGGTTGGACCTAAAG acaGGAGGTTTGGCATGAAGGCTCGTCTGAGTGGAGCACTGAATGTCACCGTCAGCCTGATAAgacaaaatctgcaaaacacCAAACTGCTTCTGCCCTGTCTGCACGTTCTCAGAGTttactcttccaact tggtAAATGCCATGTCATTGGGCAAGATTGAAGGGGTGGAACTCATGTTCAAGATTATTGGACCGTACAGCAAGAAAAATACTACtctgctcaa GGTAGCTCTGGACGCACTGGGAGCTCTGCTCAAATCCA AGACAAATGCTCGCCGTGCAGTGGATGGTGGCTATGTGGCTGTTTTGCTGTCTCTGTACCAGGATTGGCATCGCAATGACACGCGATGCCGCCACATTTTGATTCGGAAAGGGCTCCTGGTCTGCCTTAGGAACATTACTAACATCAAGCTTGGTAGGAAGGCTTTCATAGATGCTGACGGCATGAGGATTCTACACAACTCATCCACT GAGTGTCTCCCTGTGCGGACTCTGGATCCTCTTGTTAACACGTCGAGTCTCATCATGAGGAAGTGTTTTCCTAAGAACCGTCTGCCTCTGCCGACCATGAAGTCCGCCTTCCAGTTCCAGCTGCCTCACATACCTGCTGGAGGTCCGGTGGCACAGCTGTACAGCCATCCTCCCGGGG GAAAAACAAGTCATCAGCTCAGCAACAAGGTCTTAAAGAAGG TTGATGATGTAGTGGATGACAGTGATGATAACGAGGAGGCAGAGGCCGATACAGACACTGAGAATGACGAAGATGAGAAGGACAACTACATGCTG AACGATGACATAGAAACCGACCTGAACAAGCTTTATCCCAAAAGGAGCCTTTGCCGTCCTTTCGAGGAGTTAAAGGTCTACGAGAGATTCTTCTTAGAGTTATCTGAAGACTTTCAG GGATACACCCTTAAGGGCCCAAAGAGTACCAATTCCATGCCTTTGTCTGCTTCCCCATCATCTTTGTCAGCATCAGCTCGTTCTTCTCGACCAGTCACAGTGCCGACTGCTCAAACTCAGCCACCAAATGACATTCCGACGCCACGTTCTCAGGGGGATTGCAACTCTACCAAAGGTCATGAAACCCGGCCATCTTCATCTGCTCTCAAGTTAACCCCCTCTCCTCCTGTAACACCTCTAGACCTGGACAACATCCACCTGAGCaaagacaaagataaaaaagaggAGGCCAGTAGTCCTCCTGATGGGGATAAAGTGATAGAGAAGGAACTAGTTAGTCCATTTGAGTGTGTCTCCTTGGAGGAAAAGGAAGATCTAAATGCTGACGGCTCTGAAAGAGTCAGACGAGAAGGGTCTCCAATCAATGCCACCAGACACATACAGTCTCCTTTGCTTTTGGGGGGTATCCCAACTCTTCGAGTTGGAAGTGGAGGCAGTAATTTTGGTTCAGATTGTGGCTCAGAGGGGGCTGACGAagaaggaggggagggggcCGTTCTGGAAGTGCCAGACACCGCTCGCCTACTCCCGCTTCACAATCCAGACCTTTATGTGGAGATGGTGAAGGAAACCTGCTCAGTCCCACGGTACGCAGAAGTGGCCTACCCAGACTACTTTGGTCACGTGGCACCAACATTCAAGGAACCTCTCCTGGAGAGACTTTATGGTGTGCAGAG gtccaagattttccaggacattgaGAGATTGATTCATCCAAATGATATATTGGATAAAGTGGTTTATGATCTTGACATTCCCAA TTGTCCTCTGGTTAAAGACGAAGGGGAATCACTGAAGTTCAACTCTCAGTTTGAGTCTGGCAACCTCAGAAAGGCAATTCAAGCTAGGAA GTATGAGTACGATCTCGTGCTGAATGCCGATATAAACAGTAATCACTACCAccagtggttttattttgaagtgagcGGCATGCGAGTTGGAGTTACTTACCGCTTCAACATCATCAACTGTGAGAAGTCAAACAGCCAGTTCAACTATG GCATGCAGGTGCTGATGTACTCTGTGCAGGAAGCCATCAGTGGCCGGCCTTGTTGGGTCAGAACAGGAACAGACATCTGTTACTACAA GAATTACTTTGCACGGAGTTCCATTGCAGCCGGTGGACAGAAAGGAAAGTCTTATTACACGCTGACCTTCAGCATGAGCTTCAGCCACAAGGATGACGTCTGCTACTTTGCCTATCACTACCCGTACACTTTCTCCACTCTTAAG ATGCACCTTTCCAAACTGGAAGATTTGAGGACACCTCAGATTTACCTGAGACAGGATGTACTGTGTGAAACCCTGGGAGGAAACCACTGCCCCCTCCTCACAATCACTGCCATGCCCGAGTCCAAGTCCAGTAATCACATCTACCAGTTTC GGAATCGCCCATTGATCTTCTTGTCAGCCAGAGTACACCCTGGAGAGACTAATGCCAGCTGGGTGATGAAAGGCACACTGGAGTTCCTGATGGGCACCAGCACTCTGGCAGCCAGCCTGAGAGAGGCGTACATCTTCAAGATCGTCCCCATGCTCAACCCTGATGGAGTTATTAATGGAAA TCATCGTTGCTCTCTGAGTGGAGAGGATTTGAATCGCCAGTGGCAGAACCCCAATCCTGAGCTCCACCCCACCATCTACCACACCAAGAGCCTGCTGCAGTATCTTGCACACATACAAAGGGCACCCCTG GTGTTCTGCGATTACCATGGTCATTCTAGAAAGAAGAATGTCTTCATGTACGGCTGCAGTCTGAAGGAGACGGTCTGGCAGTCCAACATTAGCGCCACCTCGAGTGACTTACAGGAGGATCTGGGGTACAGG acaCTTCCTAAGATCCTGTCTGAGATTGCTCCAGCCTTCAGCATGGCCAGCAGCAGTTTTGTTGTGGAGCGCTCCAAAGAGTCAACGGCCCGCGTGGTTGTTTGGAGAGAGATCGGAGTGCAACGCAGCTATACCATGGAGAGCACGCTGTGTGGCTGTGACCAGGGAAAATATAAG GGTTTCCAGATAGGTACCAGAGAGCTGGAAGAGATGGGGGCTCAGTTCTGTGTGGCCCTCCTGAGGCTGAAGAGGTTGATCGGGTTTCGCAATCACCAACATGGATGGGATTTGGACAACGATGTGATAGCCATCCCAGCAAAAACAGTGAG CAGTAGCCCGTCCACCTATGTGATGGAAGAAGACGAGCCGTCCTTCCTGGAGGCGATCGACTACAGCGCTGAAAGCAACGACGAAGACGCTGAGCCTGAAAACGAGCTTGCTGACgaagctcaggagaatctggaCCAGCTCTCAGACTGA